A region of the Perognathus longimembris pacificus isolate PPM17 chromosome 7, ASM2315922v1, whole genome shotgun sequence genome:
TAATTTATAGAATTTGCGACTAGAAGGTTGTGTTGTAACGACTTGGCCAGGTCtcacgttttttgtttttgttttgtacaaCAGGTTCTGAAACTCACCTTCTAAGCAGATAGAAAGTTTCGAATGAGTTCATCTTGATTTCAACTAATATCACAGCGAGTCTGGTGTCCCTCTGCCACTGTGagatataaacaaatataacCTTCAGGTGTATCCTGTGATTTATCTTACTGGGAGCTGAGTCCAGTTCTGCTGTCTTTGAGTTAATCAGACATAATGGAGGCACCCCCAGTCACCATGATGCCCGTTACTGGGGGCACTGTAAACATGATGGAGTACTTGCTGCAAGGTAAGTAAACCagaaaggttttgttgttgttgtggcacttgaactcagggcccgagcttTATCTCTGAGCTctatttgctcatggctagggctctaccactttgagccacatctccactataggtttattggagataagagtgtctcttgggaacttttctgccaaggctatcTTTGAGcttagatcctcagatttcagtctccagagtagctaggattacaggtatgagccacctgcaacTGGTTTCAggaatgtttgtttcttttctttcctgagctctttttgctcaaggcaagtgctctaccaaagctccacttctggctttttggtggttactggagatgagagtatcataGACACCAATCAGTATCATTACAGTCTAGATAGCTCCTGTGGCTGGAGATTATTATTACCAAGAAAGGCCCAAAGACATTCTAGCACCAAATAAAGAAACACAACCTCATTGTGCAGTAGTTTGGTGGGATAACTTCTCCAGAATCTCCTGGATTGGGCCTTTGTCTTCACAAAATGTTGCACTAAACTACTttgtttggtgggtttttttaatctttagctCATTgcatgatagaaaaataaaagctggaactCTGGTGCTTTTTCCCTCTTTAGGAAGTGTTTTAGATCACAGTTTGGAAAGCCTCATCCACCGCCTTCGGGGTTTGTGCGACAACATGGAACCGGAGACTTTCCTTGACCATGAGATGGTATTCCTACTTAAAGGCCAGCAGGCCAGCCCATTTGTTCTAAGGGCCCGACGATCTATGGACAGGGCAGGGGCACCTTGGCACCTACGCTACCTGGGACAACCAGAAATGGGAGACAAGAATCGCCATGCCCTGGTGCGGAACTGTGTGGACATTGCCACATCTGAGAACCTCACTGACTTTTTGATGGAAATGGGCTTCCGCATGGACCATGAGTTTGTTGCCAAGGGACACTTGTTCCGTAAGGGCATCATGAAGATTATGGTATACAAGATTTTCCGAATCCTGGTGCCAGGGAACACAGACAGCACTGAAGCCTTATCACTCTCCTATCTTGTAGAATTAAGTGTTGTTGCACCAGGTGGACAAGACATGGTCTCTGATGACATGAGGAACTTTGCTGAGCAATTGAAACCTCTGGTTCATCTAGAGAAAATAGACCCCAAAAGACTCATGTAACTAAGAGGGTTGggccttcttttttgttttgttttgtagtggttcttcagcttgaactcagggcctaggtggtgtcctgagcttttttttgctccttctaccagttgagctgccgctctacttccggctttgcaatggttaattggtgataagagtctcatggactttctttccctggctggctttgaaccatgatccttggatctcagcctcccatgtagctaggattacaggcgtgagctagaGGCCCATGGctttagtacatctttgaggCCTATCCTCAATTGTTAGGAAGATAATACAAATGCCCCATTCTGCCACTGCCAGCCAGTCCATTTTCCTTCAAGAAGAACAGTTCTTTGCACTGTTTTCTTCATGTAATGATTTGACATCATGACAGACTTTAAAATAAAGGCTCAGAATGACATGGAGAGTTTGTCTTACTCCTCTGCACAAAAGTGGAAACTGGGATTAAATCGGTTAAGTAAAGTATAATTGGTAGGTATAGAGGctcgtacctataatcctagtatttAGGAAGCCAAGGCAAGAGGAACATgacctttaactttttttttcttttttttctttttttgccagtcctggggctcgaactcagggcctgagaactgtccctgagcttcttttgttcaaggctagcactctaccacttgagccacagtgccacttccggcttttttctatatatgctgtgctgaagaatagaacccagggcttcatgtatgggaggcaagccctctacatctaggccatattcccagcctgacctttaagtttgagaaaggaaaaaaaaaaagaaaagaaaaactcttaCTTGTTTCATCATTTgtacataaatttatttttttgtttgccagtcctggggcttggactcagggcctgagcactgcccctggcttatttttgctcaagactagcactctacttcttgaatcacggcgccacatctggctttttatgtttatgtgatgctgaggattcaaactcagggcttcacccatgcaaggcaagcattctactgctaagccatattcccagccctgtacacaAGGTTTTTAACACAAGAGACTGTGAGCCTGTACTCTGTGGTAATAAAGGTTATAAAGAAACATGTCTGTGATTCTGATTCTGCTGTGCAAATTCAAGGTTGATTCATCATTACCAGTTGAAGCAAGCAAAACAAATGACATGATTGTTTCCCAGTGCTAGGAATAAGTTTCCCAGCtttgaacatgctaggcaagcactctaccattaagctacatcaTCTTCAGTCCTAGTTGTTAAGGtgttttgtgtgttgtgtgtgtgagtgccagttactgggcttgaactcagggcctgggcacagtccctaagctttttttttttttcctcaaggccagccctttaccacttgagtcatagctctgctccttgctttttgatgattaattggcaataagagtctcgtggactttcctgaccagactggctttcttttttctttctttctttttctttttttttttttttgccagtcttggggcttggactcagggcctgagcacagtccctggcttcttagcactctacctacttgagccacgggaccacttccagccttttctgtttatgtgatgctgaagaatcaaacccagggcttcatgcatgctaggcaagtactttaccactaagccccattcccagtcccagaCTGACTTTAACCATGAgaacctcaacttcctgagtagctaggatgataggtatgaggCACCAATACCCAGCCTCAGTCCCAGTTTTTGTGGTTGCTTTTGtcccccctccagtcctggggcttaaactcagggcctgagcactgtccctagcttctttctgctcaaggctagcactctaccacttgagccacagcaccacttctggctttttctgtgtatgtggtgctgaggaatcgaacccagggcttcatgcatgctaggcaagcattctaccactgagccacattcccagccccctcctctagcttttttttttttaaatagacttccttcttccttttttttttttttttttttttttttttggtatttctgCATGACTGGATCTGAACCATTGTCCTTTTATGTCTCCTGTGTAGTTGGGATGGCAGTCATGTACCACCTTGGCCATGTATTGGTTGAAATGAGGCTCTcactttctgtgtgtgctggccTCACACCATGATCCTTTGGGTATCTGctgcctagtagctaggattaagagtATGAGCCCCATACCTGTCTCCCATTTCTCTGTTTAATTTCCAGTACTTTTTGTACATTTTAGACATGAATCCTTTGTTTAAATGCCTTTCCTAATTTTGTGGGCTTTGCTTTGCAGTGTTGGGGATCGGACCCAGGACTTAatagaatgctaggcaagtaagcAGTCTACTActgggccacatctccagcaAATAATCTATATGGACCTTATGTTTGCTTGTGGAGAGAGTGTCTGTATGCAGCCCAGACTGACCTGAAACTGGACATCTTGCTTCCACCTttggagtagctggaattacaggtgtgcccagGACATCATGCCTGGCATGGTTGGGAATTTTGTCTATAGGCTCATTACCTTCTCCTAGTTAcatagattttcctttttttttttttttttccccagtcctggggctttgattcagcctgagcattgtccctggcttctttttgctcaaggctagcactctgccacttgagccacatcaccacttcaggCACCatttcatgtggtgctgaggaatcgaacccagagcttcattcatgctaggcaagcactctaccactaagacacattccctgCCCCTTCATGTACTAGTTTTATGGTTTTACCTTTCTCATTTAAATCTTTAATCCACATGGAGTTCATCTTCCACATAGTTTCTCCTTATTGTGAATTTGTATCTCCATTTGAAAAACCACCTTTCTAGTCCTTTGTAGAGTCACCTTTATCACATATTAAGTTTCCACTGAGTCTTCTTTATTTACAAGCcctctattctgttctattggtcgtTTTCTTTGTTTAATGTTAGCAACATgatgtttttattactgtggCTTTGTGGTTGAGCCAGTTCTGCCAGTAGGACAGGTTCCCTACTTTGTTTTACCCTCAAAATAGACCTAGCTTGCATAGACCTTTATTCTTTCATACTCAGTTCAGTGTAAGTTTTCCTGAATTTCATTGAATATTAAATACAAACGATAAAAGTTGAGCTAGGTTATTCTGGGAGAAAACTGATGCTGGCTTCTTTCTACTTCCAAGTCTCTGCTAAAAAgtcagagtaggggctggggatatggcctagtggcaagagtgcttgcctcgtatacatgagaccctgggttcaattccccagcaccacatatgaagaaaacggccagaagtggcgctgtggctcaagtggcagagtgctatccttgagcaaaaagaagccagggacagtgctcaggccctgagtccaagccccaggactggccaaaaaaaaaaaaaagtcagaccaACCTTCCCTGACAATCCTgaattatgtttttgttgtttttgccagtcctggagcttgaactcagggcctgaacactgtccctggcttctttttgctcaaggctagcactctaccacttgagccacagcaccacttccagctttttctatgtatgtggttctgaggaatcgaacctagggattcatgtatacgaggcaagcactttaccactaggccatattcccagctcacaaTCCTGAATTATGTAACACACTCTccccactttttttgtgtgtatttgtgtgccagtcctggggcttggacttagggcctagacactgtccctgagcatcttttgctcaaagcttgattctaccacttgagccacagctccatgtctggcttttccccctccccccctgtagtttattggagataagagtctcacatactttcctgccctggctggcttcaaacctcaatcctcagatctcagcctcctgattagctaggattacaggcgagagccaccactgcccaactTTTCTCCTTCTGATTGGATTTCATTTTCCCAAAGCATTTATTACTCTGTGGCCTGATTCATTCATCACTTTAGTAAAATGTGAGCCCCATGAGGGCAGGTGCTTTGTCCTGTTCTTCACTGTGTCATTGGCACCCATAACAGCAACTGGCCCATGGTAGGTCCCACTGGATATtggtaaacaaatgaataaaatcttGATCCGATTGAGGTTATCCTAAGAACATTTATTCATGGCTACTTCTGGCAAGAATAGTTTACATTTGCCCTTACTAAATTTCCTTAAGCATTTGCTAAGGCTCAGGCTGATTACTGTGGACTGATAAGTCATACTCATGTATGGCATCCAACCACTTGGTTTtgtaatttaagttttattggaacacagtcacattcattcatttaaatattGCCTGTGGCTGTCTTTACAGTATGAGAAATTTGACTAGCTACAATAGAGTTTCTCTATTAAGTATGAGAAAAGgtcatttttttaatcctttgatTCATTAATGGGGTGATATTTGACAGATTTTCAGCTAATGGGccatttctttattcctttagtTCTGTGCATTGTAATgtgtctactttttaaaatttgtgccctcactgggtcttgaattcagggcttctacactttcccttatttttgtttttaagcttttttttttttttttttttttttgccttttcttttttggtactggggattaaatccAGGACGTTGCCCTTGCTagacaagcgctttgccactgagttacatcccagtcctgtttttgttttttgtttttcctcaagtaTGGTACTCgtgtttgagccatacctccctccccttctgactttttttctgcagttaattggagatgggtttcatcctttctttcctggGATGACTTTAAAAtgatgatcttcaaatctcagcctcctaaatagctaggattacagttgcaagtcaccagcacctggcttacgatatattttttttaatatcctgtTGAATTCAGCTGTATATTAATTTCCTTAGTACATTTGCATTTTGAATTCCTTAATTGCAATGCAAGGTCACGTTATGTGTTCACTGGGTTGAATGCTACCATACAGTAGTGGCTAAGAGAAGATCCCTGGTGAGATTGCTCCCATTATAAGGGCAGGGAGCTTTGTGAACAAAGGCCTTCTTTGGGAAGGGGATGGGTGTTCAATGCTGTCAATCAGGTCTGCTTCCTTTCCTTGGGATACACCTCAGTGCTCTTGCTTACCTATTCTCTCTTGATGCTCTTTCCCTGTTCCTTTCCATTCATCTCTGCCTGTAAGAACTCAGGCTTGAGAGACAAATGTAGATTCTGGTTTTAGTCAGGTCATTTACTACCTATATGACTGCACATAATACATCAACTCAAAGAGAATCTATTTCCCCACCTTTTAAGTCAAGCTTACTAACAATACCTTATCACAAGCTTATACAAGGAACTGAGGACACTTCAACACAAGGCCTGAAAGGTTGCTAGCAATCTACATTTCTGTGCTTCTAGGATCTTTTCTGGACTACAAAAAACTTAGGGAAGTGTCTCTCATCTGACCTCTGACTTCTGACAGCAGCTAAGTAGCATCattcattttacatttcttcACGTTCCTCGTGCCATGTGGTAATTCTCTGTGTATTTATTTTGGCTTCTAGCTCTACCGCTGTTGGAATGTTAGACATTATTTAagtcaattttctcatctgtaaaaggaACATAGTAATAGTGCCTGTTTCTAGGGATATGTCAAATTATCAATATGCATAAAccctggcagagtgcttgccataTAAGTGCTTAGTGTTACCTGTTTTGAATTTTAGTATTATATGCTTTCTATGTTTTTGTAGCATAGCATAACTCTGGAATTCTGAATTCAGAAGTAAAGTTTGAATTCAAACTCTGAGTTCTGGGCTGTAGCTCACGGTAGAACACAAACTTATCATGTTAAATGCACTAGATTTGTTACTAACAACTGAACAAACAAATATACCAAGAACAAGACTTCACTGAAAATAGAGTTGCAAAACTTTGCTTTCTTttgcagttttcttttccttttttttttttttttttttttttttttgtgctggcattggggcattgggaactcagggcctggatgctgtcacttagtttttttgctcaaggttggaactctaccacttgaccacatccacacttctgactttttttttccccccccctgtcctggggcttgggactcagggtctgagcactgtctctggcttcttcctctttttttttttttgccagtccaggctttagctcagggcctgagcaatgtccctggcttctttttgctcaaggctagcactctaaccacttgagccacagcgccacttccagccttttctatgtatgtggtcctgaggaattgaacccagggcttcatgtatacgaggagaacactttaccactaggccatattcccagcccctctgtcttctttttgttcaaggctagcactttacctcttgagccagagcaccacttctggcttttttttgtttatttggtgctgaggaatcaaacccagggcttcatgcatactaggcaagcattctactgctgagccacattcccagctctacatttctgactttttgctggttgattgaacataagagtctcatggactccttTCCAGTCCACctttaaatcctcagatctcagcctccggaatagctaggattaaggggtgagtcattggtgcccacTAAAACTTTCTTAATTACTCTTTTAAAGTTCTAGTACTCGGCAAGGACATAGCTTAATGGTAGGGCATTTACCTATCATGCTTGAGAGCCTAGGTTTAATCTCCAGccccacaaaacaaagcaaagcagaacaaaacagaaatttaaaGTTCCAGTGGTTTGTCTGctgattctgttttattttccatgcAGACCATCTTATCATTGGCAAACAGTAGCTACTGTATTTCTCCAACATGAACACAATCATAGAACCCTGACCTTAGTGGTTATGAAACCAGAGTGTTAGACCCTGGGCCTAGACTCACAGGATTTTACATGTAAGGCCTAGACACTTACCCCTATATGCCAAATAAAAAGACATGGTCCAGTCCAGGCAGGacactctgtgaaactcttatctccaataaactactcagaaagagctagaagtggtgctgtggc
Encoded here:
- the Med18 gene encoding mediator of RNA polymerase II transcription subunit 18 — its product is MEAPPVTMMPVTGGTVNMMEYLLQGSVLDHSLESLIHRLRGLCDNMEPETFLDHEMVFLLKGQQASPFVLRARRSMDRAGAPWHLRYLGQPEMGDKNRHALVRNCVDIATSENLTDFLMEMGFRMDHEFVAKGHLFRKGIMKIMVYKIFRILVPGNTDSTEALSLSYLVELSVVAPGGQDMVSDDMRNFAEQLKPLVHLEKIDPKRLM